The sequence TCATACATAAATATCAATTAATCATTCATGTCATTTTTAAAAATACATATCTGTATTCTCGTTAAATACCAATATTATAATACCATATTATTAAAGGCAATACTTTTAATGTATCTTTGATTTACTCATTACCTCTATGTCCTATCCTGAATGTGAGGGCAATTGCTGCTATTGTTTTCGATATGCGGCTTCAATCATGTCATATTCATCAGTGATTGCCGCCAATATTCCATATGCATCATCGATTTCTATTCCTTGTTTTTCAAAATATGCCATCATTGCGGAAAAATACTTATATTCATCGCTTTGTGGATAAAAGAGACGATCAAGATTTAAGGTATAGTTTTCTAGATATTCAGTTGTAAGAATAAGACTAAACGTTTCTCTTCCCACAACTGTTTGTCTTCTTCGATAATTTAACCCTTCCTGTGTCGCTGGATCATACCCTTTATTATTAAAGTATATTTTCATTGACTCAATTGAAGCATAAGGAATTTGTTTCGTTTTTCGTTTACCAATAAAACTGAGTATTGTTGCTGTGAGTTTTAAGTTGGTTCCTACATATACCTCAATCCCTTGATTCCAAATGATAAAGAAATCATAGTAGTCTTTAAAATTTCGAAAACCTATGAGACTTACCATTCCATAACAATATCCAAATGCAAGAAGCACCACAATCAAATGTGGCTTCATTGTATAGGTCACAAAGCACACCAATGTCGTAATGAGTACAAATATCACGAAGAAGACTTTCGTCGTATTTTGACCAAAACTAAAGGGAATTGGGAAGCTTTCTTTTCCTTTCACCAATTCATCTAATGGAATTCCAAGTATCTCACCCAATCGAACGAGATTATCGATCGATGGAAGACTTTCGCCTCGTTCCCATTTAGAAATTGATTGACGAGAAATATTTAGCTTTTCTGCCAACATATCCTGACTCATCTTTTGCTCTGTTCGATAAAATTTAATTTGTTGGTTTATAATCATATTCACCACTCCTTCTATCCAAATCCTAGCATAGAGCTCTTTTCTAACCTAGAACCGTCTGGTTGCGGCAAAGAAAAAAACTACTTATGAGTAGCTTTCTCTTAAATTATAGTGTTTGACATAAAAATAAAGTGAAATACCGTTGAGGATAAAAGCCACCAGACAACAGCCCATAATAATCGTGAACATTGTTGGTGCTATATCTCCAATTGTACCGAAATCATCGCGATTCACAAGGCGGACAATAAGATAATATTCGCTCAATAAAAACAAGATTGGAAAGATAAACGATAAAGAATAGTAAAGATACCAATGTTTCATACGTCCCGTTAAACTCCT is a genomic window of Erysipelothrix amsterdamensis containing:
- a CDS encoding helix-turn-helix domain-containing protein, with amino-acid sequence MIINQQIKFYRTEQKMSQDMLAEKLNISRQSISKWERGESLPSIDNLVRLGEILGIPLDELVKGKESFPIPFSFGQNTTKVFFVIFVLITTLVCFVTYTMKPHLIVVLLAFGYCYGMVSLIGFRNFKDYYDFFIIWNQGIEVYVGTNLKLTATILSFIGKRKTKQIPYASIESMKIYFNNKGYDPATQEGLNYRRRQTVVGRETFSLILTTEYLENYTLNLDRLFYPQSDEYKYFSAMMAYFEKQGIEIDDAYGILAAITDEYDMIEAAYRKQ